Genomic window (Salvelinus alpinus chromosome 26, SLU_Salpinus.1, whole genome shotgun sequence):
CCCACACCGGCTCGTAAGCCAGCACCACTTTGCTCCAGTCCTTCACGTTGTCTACAACACAACAGCTTATTATCAAGATAATGACAAGGTATGTTTGGCCTACCACTAATCGCcttaaaatgtataaaacaaTATGTGGTAGGTAAACCAATTGAATGGAATGAATTTGTCTCAGGCAAGggttcccatcatgcaacaccaCCGTTTAGTGAACTACTGCCAACCCCTTTGACTGCCTCCTGAATAACGGGCACAAAATTCCCCCAAGGCAACATCCAGGGCCTTTGAGACTAACATTTTCCACTTAAACCGAAATTGGAAGGTTTTGGAAGGTGTACAACAGTGCTATGCAGAGCGGGCTAACTGAATCTAGAGTGGGTAGAAGGGATACAATTGAGCTTCCATggacattaaaaaaataaaaatgtggagAAAACAATgggtatatactgtacatcatgTGCTGGTGTGGTGTATCACAAGAAAGATTACGGTGTTAAGTCACAGGACTAACAGCCCTGTGACGCACATCAGACCCAGGGTTGGAGCCCAGCTGTTACCTGCGATGGCCTGGGTCTGGGCGTACACCACGTCCTCTGTGGTTccagcctccctctcctccagcttcTCTCCGATGCAGGCGATCACCCCCAGGTCACTCTCCAGGGCGTGGGCCACCTTCTGACCAATCAGCTCGTCGCTCTCCCCGAACACATGACGCCTCTCCGAGTGGCCCAGAATCACCCACTCCACGCCACAGTCCTTTATCATCGCAGGGCTGAggaagcgagagagggagactCAATACATCCACTAATAGTAGAACAGTTTATTTAATTGAAAATAgggcaaaatacatttttggtatctcagattgttctggcaattctcacagaAACTTCATTTGGAGGAAGGCTGTTTgaaatgctttttacatttgtatcaaaccatttgtatttttttttatcatgaTGAAAATGGCCATTTTTGATTCTGaaattcaattttcacattaATTTATTCAATGTGAGAATTGTCAACTCCCCGTTTTGATTGTGTTCATTTTAAGGCATTGTTTGGAACAATACACTCTACAGgtacatcacatttccagtgcgGGCTCTCTGCTAAGCCTGAAGGTATGATCAATGTTATgagcaccaccaacacagtgaatgggaaaatggattcaaaaAGGGAACTCCCTCTGCGGGTGACTAGCACCAGGCGTAGCAGCCAAATATAAAAAGTAGTGAACAAATGTACATCCTGATTGGAAACAGTTGTGGCATTGTGTGTATAAGACATGACTTTACCATTTAAAATACAGGAAATGTAGGAATTCAGTGTATTTGTAGTTATTTTGGATCTTGTCCATATGATCCGGACTATTTTCTAAGTAAAAGCACATTAAacatttaaagctgcaatatgtcacttttttggcaaccagaccaaattcacatagaaacgtgagttatagatctgtcattcgcattgaaagcaagtctaagaagcagtagaggTGTTCTAAGTGCTGCATTTACATGCTTCCCGTTCGTAAGTTTTAGTTTTTGCGTCTTTAACTtgcggttttgtacaccagcttcaaactgaaaatacaatattttgagttatggaaaatatatttcacagcagtttagatggtacaatgattctctgcaTAATGACAGCTTGATTTTGTcccaaactgaaattaggcaaactattaggaTTCTAGCAGCCAGGAAATGGCAGATCAATTCCTACATACGGCACCTTTCTCTTGAGATGAATGTCTTATTTACAGTTTTACTGCAAAATATGAATAGCCACAATGTCTGTTCTTCAAATGATGAATAACAACCTAGTGTATGAACAAAATAATGTAAATAGGACAAGGACAAAGTCACTTTAGTAGACTTTTGGGTAAATTCAACCAACTTCACTCAGTGTGCATGCGGATTAATTACCTGACGCATGAAAAAAGTCACGACCGGGCAGATGGAAACATGAAAtgtcggtacaattttataaatgccaacagaCATGGTGGGATCGTCTTGTTTCTGCGAGAAATGGaggtggaaatgcctttatgcgcaaatattgatgaAATAACCATCATGTATGTAGCCTACCCtcactgtatctgccagctgttggctagagagcaCATATCAAGACCAGTGGGCACATTCGCTACATAACGCAACATCTGTCGTGACGAAACCATCAGTATAGTTGAaaatgccatggaaacccatttaactggTATTTTTCagtcggtacatgggaatttaacagcAAAATGTTTATGTGCACTTCGTgttcacgcacagccttttatccgcaacaagtctgtttgatggaaacacatctctggtgggaaaagtAGCAGGGTGAAAATGAGTAATCGGCTGTTTAGCCGACAGTCGGAGCTCGTGGTTAATGACCTATAATGTCAATTTCTATGTATAAAGTGTTTCATATCATTAAAAAGTACCAGAGAGCCCACTGTGGAAATATGACGTGTTTGAAGAGAATGTTATAaccaaaatgtttttaaaaaaacgTTTTGAGATTAATTTATCCAACATTAAAAATATTCATGTGAAAAtgtgtatttcagaatctagacatactccatatgtctaacactataaggagtataataaatccaagatgttgtctgtaacATGTACGGTTCACTGATCATAGGATCTTACAGGACGCATGGATAGGTCTAAATAGGCCAATTCCATCATGagaaattattatatatatatatatatattttttttaacaaatgtacaaatgtaaaaaaacatgttcaacatccttcctcccaatgaagttCCTATGTGAGAATTACCAGAACAATCTGAGAACCCAAAAATAAAAATCGCCCAATAAAGAGGCCATCTTCAACAAGTTTTCCGTCACAGATTCTGTCTCAAGGTGGAAGACGTGTCGTCATATGCAAGAGTGGAGTCTTACCTGATCTCGCCAGTGAAAGCCCCCTTGGCGACTTTGTAGCAGTTCTGTGCGGCAACACCGATCCTGGCATCCAGGTTCGAGCGGGCAAAGTCGAGGTAGACGGTGGGAGCGCCACACACCACCTCTGTGTGAGCgtataagagagagggagacaaaggtGGGGGTGAGGAGACAAGAGATGGAGACAGTAGGAGGAGTTACGAGAACAGCagaaagaaatcaaatcaaattgtatttgtcacatctagggttgcaaagggtcggaaaccttCCGGTATATTTCTGGaatttttccatgggaagttaagctcgggtattttgcttaaattcataaaaatgttctcttataacagtgaaccttttttgtggaaTACActtaaggc
Coding sequences:
- the LOC139554611 gene encoding triosephosphate isomerase A → MSSRTFFVGGNWKMNGDKKSLGDLITTLNTASLHDETEVVCGAPTVYLDFARSNLDARIGVAAQNCYKVAKGAFTGEISPAMIKDCGVEWVILGHSERRHVFGESDELIGQKVAHALESDLGVIACIGEKLEEREAGTTEDVVYAQTQAIADNVKDWSKVVLAYEPVWAIGTGKTASPEQAQEVHEKLREWIRANVSEAVADSVRIIYGGSVTGANCKELGSQNDVDGFLVGGASLKPEFVEIINARA